From the Maioricimonas rarisocia genome, one window contains:
- a CDS encoding DUF2062 domain-containing protein — translation MSQNRLYWYLHPRRLLHAVLTVDDSPHSIALGTAIGMAVAMTPTVGIQMIIVLIVAFLTCRLFSFSRVAALITVYVSNPFTVIPIYWFNYKVGTLFVHGTVTHEEFASLLHYEGLRAWWDSFCALFLRVGAPLLIGSAIVATLVGLITYPLMRRLLASMPRKKSHTVKPPQPIGAPERTEEQHRVAS, via the coding sequence ATGTCGCAAAATCGGCTGTACTGGTACCTGCATCCCCGCAGACTGCTGCATGCGGTCCTCACGGTCGATGATTCTCCGCACTCCATCGCCCTGGGGACTGCCATCGGGATGGCCGTGGCAATGACGCCGACGGTCGGCATCCAGATGATCATCGTCCTGATCGTCGCCTTTCTGACCTGCCGGCTGTTCTCCTTCAGCCGTGTCGCGGCCCTGATTACCGTCTACGTCTCCAACCCGTTCACCGTCATCCCGATCTACTGGTTCAACTACAAGGTCGGAACGCTCTTCGTGCACGGGACGGTAACGCACGAAGAGTTCGCTTCGCTGCTGCACTACGAGGGGCTGCGGGCGTGGTGGGACTCGTTCTGTGCCCTGTTTTTGCGGGTAGGAGCTCCGTTGCTGATCGGCTCGGCCATCGTCGCAACGCTTGTCGGGCTGATCACGTATCCGCTGATGCGACGCCTGCTGGCCTCGATGCCGCGCAAGAAGTCGCACACCGTCAAGCCGCCACAACCGATCGGCGCTCCGGAACGGACCGAGGAACAGCACCGCGTCGCCTCCTGA